In one window of Chryseobacterium sp. JV274 DNA:
- a CDS encoding YciI family protein translates to MKEFLLVFRADYKSMPKTSPEQMQANTQKWMNWITGIAAQNKLADRGNRLENTGQVVKSDGIISDGPYTEIKESIMGYTLINAESIEEATALCKECPILLFGGSVEVREISKL, encoded by the coding sequence ATGAAAGAATTCTTATTAGTCTTCCGTGCAGACTACAAGTCTATGCCCAAGACATCACCGGAACAAATGCAGGCCAACACTCAGAAATGGATGAACTGGATCACAGGAATTGCTGCGCAGAATAAACTGGCAGACAGAGGAAACCGCCTGGAAAATACAGGACAGGTTGTAAAATCCGACGGAATAATTTCTGATGGTCCTTACACTGAGATTAAAGAATCTATCATGGGATACACGCTTATCAATGCGGAATCTATTGAAGAAGCGACTGCTTTATGTAAAGAATGTCCTATCCTGTTATTTGGGGGAAGTGTAGAAGTAAGGGAAATCAGTAAATTGTAA
- a CDS encoding PhzF family isomerase — MKEVIVYQIDSFTKEKFKGNPAGVVLNAENMTSEEMQLVARELNNSETAFVFRSDNPKENFDYQVRYFTPTTEVPSCGHATIAALYAKAQEDHLDSCIVKIKTQIGILPIHIERENNDYLITMTQGKFELSPAFDTSMTQRIVLALGLTMDDLDEKCPVQIASTGHSKVIIGIKSNMTLNHLVPDLAALTKLSKEIGCNGYFVFTFDTDEKEILTHGRMFAPAIGISEDPVTGNANGPLGGYLIQNKIRETAADIFEFTGKQGEAINRIGEVKVQVSVRDSQPDIIRITGNAVCVFRTTMNLK; from the coding sequence ATGAAAGAAGTTATCGTCTACCAAATTGATTCTTTTACCAAAGAGAAATTCAAAGGAAATCCTGCAGGAGTTGTATTAAATGCTGAAAATATGACGTCTGAAGAAATGCAGCTCGTTGCCAGAGAGCTTAATAATTCTGAAACTGCATTTGTTTTCAGGTCTGATAATCCCAAAGAAAATTTTGATTATCAGGTCAGATATTTTACCCCTACTACAGAAGTTCCATCCTGCGGACACGCTACCATTGCTGCGCTTTACGCAAAAGCTCAGGAAGACCACCTGGATTCCTGCATCGTTAAAATCAAAACACAAATCGGAATATTACCAATTCATATAGAAAGAGAAAACAATGATTATCTCATCACCATGACACAGGGAAAATTTGAGCTGAGCCCAGCTTTTGATACTTCAATGACCCAAAGAATTGTGCTTGCCCTGGGACTGACAATGGATGATCTTGATGAAAAATGTCCCGTACAGATCGCTTCTACAGGACATTCAAAAGTAATAATCGGTATTAAAAGCAATATGACCTTAAATCATCTGGTTCCTGATCTTGCTGCTTTGACAAAGCTCAGTAAAGAAATTGGCTGTAACGGATATTTTGTATTTACTTTCGATACAGATGAAAAAGAGATATTAACCCATGGAAGGATGTTTGCACCCGCTATCGGTATTTCCGAAGATCCGGTTACCGGAAATGCAAATGGTCCTCTGGGAGGTTATCTTATTCAGAACAAGATCAGAGAAACTGCTGCTGATATTTTTGAATTTACCGGAAAACAAGGGGAAGCCATCAACAGGATTGGTGAAGTAAAAGTACAAGTTAGCGTAAGAGACAGCCAACCCGATATCATCCGTATTACCGGAAATGCAGTATGTGTTTTCAGAACTACTATGAATTTGAAATAA
- a CDS encoding DoxX family protein yields MKKNIDLGMLICRIAIGFPMSVYGISKLIHGVGFIKDMMAMHGLPSFFAYGVFAGEIIAPVMLIVGFRARLAGLVFAVNCFTATILAQTANIFKLNEFGGWALELLVIYMLVSLSFFFTGAGKYAVSTQNKWD; encoded by the coding sequence ATGAAAAAGAACATTGATTTAGGAATGCTTATCTGCAGAATAGCCATCGGATTTCCCATGTCGGTTTACGGAATCAGCAAACTGATCCATGGAGTTGGATTTATTAAGGATATGATGGCTATGCATGGTTTACCATCTTTCTTTGCATATGGGGTCTTTGCAGGAGAAATTATAGCTCCTGTTATGCTGATTGTGGGATTCAGGGCCAGACTGGCTGGATTAGTTTTTGCAGTCAATTGCTTCACAGCCACTATTCTTGCACAGACGGCTAATATTTTCAAACTTAATGAATTCGGTGGGTGGGCTTTGGAATTACTGGTGATCTATATGCTGGTAAGTCTAAGCTTTTTCTTTACAGGAGCCGGGAAATATGCAGTTTCTACCCAGAATAAGTGGGATTAA
- a CDS encoding Crp/Fnr family transcriptional regulator, giving the protein MTDTDTILLQLIEHFKEIVSLEDKDIDCITSKLEIIQLKKKEYLLREGQVSRHMRFIAKGSLFAYHIDEKGKENTTQLGIENWWVNDLYSYLSELPSRMFIQANEDTTIIQISKSHLEVLYKEVPAISEFWRLKMQSAYVTLQERTFEHSRVDAYTKYRTFVTTYRNIEQRFPQYMIASYLGITVEYLSYLRKKHLFDLS; this is encoded by the coding sequence ATGACAGATACAGATACTATACTTTTACAGCTGATAGAACATTTTAAGGAAATCGTTTCTTTAGAAGATAAGGATATTGATTGCATTACTTCAAAATTAGAAATTATACAGCTCAAAAAGAAAGAGTATCTGCTTCGTGAAGGACAGGTTTCCAGACACATGCGCTTCATTGCTAAGGGAAGTCTGTTCGCCTATCATATTGATGAAAAAGGAAAAGAAAACACCACCCAGTTAGGTATTGAGAACTGGTGGGTAAATGATCTGTACAGCTATCTGAGCGAATTACCTTCAAGAATGTTTATTCAGGCTAATGAAGATACCACGATTATACAGATCAGTAAAAGTCATTTGGAAGTATTATACAAAGAAGTTCCGGCCATTTCAGAATTCTGGCGCCTGAAAATGCAATCTGCGTATGTTACGTTACAGGAAAGAACTTTTGAGCATTCAAGGGTTGATGCCTATACTAAATACCGGACATTCGTCACAACCTACCGCAATATTGAGCAGCGTTTTCCTCAATACATGATTGCTTCCTATCTGGGAATCACAGTAGAATACTTGAGTTATCTTAGAAAAAAACACCTGTTTGACCTTTCTTAA
- a CDS encoding DoxX family protein translates to MILKIINSALILFAVFMGFKQGIAMISGKPEMTEMFGKWGFDKTGLMINGAFTILASVMILFPKTFVWGNFLMAAGILLIICFQLLNKDLKGAMIELPFLCLNLLIIYLQHPLKS, encoded by the coding sequence ATGATTCTAAAGATTATTAATTCTGCATTGATTCTATTTGCTGTCTTTATGGGCTTCAAACAAGGAATTGCTATGATTTCCGGTAAACCTGAAATGACAGAAATGTTCGGAAAATGGGGATTTGACAAAACAGGACTTATGATCAACGGAGCGTTTACTATACTGGCTTCTGTAATGATTTTATTTCCAAAAACATTTGTCTGGGGAAATTTTCTGATGGCAGCCGGCATCCTTTTGATTATCTGTTTTCAGCTTTTAAATAAAGACCTGAAAGGTGCTATGATAGAACTTCCTTTTCTTTGTCTGAATCTGCTTATTATTTATCTGCAACATCCTCTTAAAAGCTAA
- a CDS encoding MFS transporter — MNSSEKASQGSSRFRYIKLCIFFSGLSVFAQLYLFQPMLPMAAEQFGVSVGDTSLLVSSSTIGMALGLLFFAFKADSYSRKGLMVFSLISSAILTIISTWIPSLSLLIAIGVLKGFVVSGVSAVALAYLTEEVNALAVPAAISMYLSGNTIGGMSGRIMATLFAGEFGWRNAVLFIGIESFILGVIFWKLFPESRFFNPQKTDYHLKVKQMKFFLTNPYMLRLYCTAALLMGVFVSVYNYLTFRLEAKPFSLSHFIIAFIFLMYIFGVFGTMIVGRLSRRFPMNNILKGSILFMLTGAALLLSENIYILIFGLGLFTLSFFAAHTMASQMTALYAKRGKSSATSIYWLFYYFGSSILGSGTGYLLHAYSWNVFIGILIIAVITALLLATANVVPKARTRN; from the coding sequence ATGAATTCATCTGAAAAAGCCAGTCAGGGAAGCTCACGTTTCCGATATATAAAACTTTGTATTTTCTTTTCGGGACTTTCTGTTTTTGCTCAGCTTTATCTTTTCCAGCCGATGCTGCCTATGGCTGCAGAACAGTTCGGGGTGTCTGTAGGTGATACTTCCCTTCTTGTATCTTCCTCCACAATAGGTATGGCATTGGGATTACTGTTTTTTGCTTTTAAAGCAGACAGCTATTCCAGAAAAGGTCTGATGGTCTTTTCATTGATTTCATCTGCCATACTTACCATTATTTCCACCTGGATCCCGAGCTTAAGCCTCCTGATCGCTATCGGAGTACTGAAGGGTTTTGTTGTTTCCGGAGTTTCGGCGGTTGCTCTGGCCTATCTCACAGAGGAAGTGAATGCTCTGGCAGTACCGGCAGCTATCAGCATGTATCTTAGTGGTAATACCATCGGAGGAATGAGCGGAAGAATAATGGCGACTCTTTTTGCCGGTGAATTCGGATGGCGCAATGCGGTACTTTTTATAGGGATAGAAAGCTTCATTCTGGGAGTTATATTCTGGAAACTGTTCCCGGAATCAAGGTTTTTCAATCCACAGAAAACAGATTATCATCTTAAGGTAAAACAGATGAAGTTTTTCCTGACCAATCCTTACATGCTTCGGTTATATTGTACAGCAGCTTTACTGATGGGTGTTTTTGTGAGTGTTTATAATTACCTGACATTCAGACTGGAAGCAAAACCATTTTCATTAAGCCACTTTATCATTGCTTTTATCTTTCTCATGTATATTTTCGGGGTCTTTGGAACAATGATCGTTGGCCGTCTTTCCAGAAGATTTCCCATGAACAATATCCTGAAAGGCTCTATTTTATTTATGCTCACCGGTGCGGCATTGTTATTATCCGAAAATATTTATATTCTTATTTTCGGGCTCGGTCTTTTTACCCTTTCTTTTTTCGCAGCCCACACAATGGCCAGCCAGATGACTGCATTGTATGCCAAACGCGGAAAATCTTCAGCCACTTCTATTTACTGGCTGTTTTACTATTTTGGTTCAAGTATTTTGGGCAGCGGTACCGGTTATCTCCTTCATGCTTATTCCTGGAATGTCTTCATAGGAATTCTTATCATAGCGGTTATCACAGCCCTTCTGTTAGCCACAGCCAATGTAGTACCTAAAGCAAGAACAAGAAACTAG
- a CDS encoding helix-turn-helix domain-containing protein encodes MIKNYMLPQMNTAKDIKIEQYKKHLVYYYNILMSVILAVFGLIFTFIIPDKIMAWYLFGGLFLMVYTYLIVRKTYSINVMVHSYIIIATLFNFYIMLAFWNNSIASFVWLIPIPLAAYVFFQRKYVFIYSIFVLLNIIAGYLISKNFSFNFPLHSQDDVRITDTILMVSNVAVISLLIYFKDKIKRVEIYHEIKEKALNPEVQPILVTEKAPFADELFEKIELVMREKQLYKDVNFNISKLSAEMDINSSYISKSIRVKGYPNFNNYLNMHRIECVKRLLTENDIEKVTLMYIYTEAGFSNQSTFNRVFKQMEGITPSEYISSLQMH; translated from the coding sequence ATGATTAAAAATTATATGTTACCACAAATGAATACCGCAAAAGACATAAAAATTGAACAGTACAAAAAACATCTGGTATATTATTACAACATTCTGATGTCTGTTATTCTTGCCGTATTTGGTTTGATATTTACTTTTATCATCCCGGATAAAATAATGGCCTGGTATCTTTTTGGAGGACTTTTTTTAATGGTCTACACTTACCTCATTGTACGTAAGACGTATTCAATAAATGTAATGGTACATTCCTATATTATCATTGCAACCCTTTTTAATTTTTATATCATGCTGGCTTTCTGGAACAATTCTATAGCAAGTTTTGTCTGGCTTATCCCGATTCCGCTGGCGGCATATGTTTTCTTTCAGAGGAAATACGTCTTTATCTACAGCATATTTGTATTATTGAATATTATTGCAGGCTATCTTATTTCAAAAAATTTCAGCTTTAACTTCCCTCTGCACAGTCAGGATGATGTAAGAATTACAGATACAATCCTTATGGTTTCTAATGTAGCCGTAATATCCCTTCTGATCTATTTTAAAGACAAAATAAAAAGAGTTGAAATTTACCATGAAATTAAAGAGAAAGCTCTGAATCCGGAAGTTCAGCCAATCCTTGTAACAGAAAAAGCTCCTTTTGCAGATGAGTTGTTTGAGAAAATTGAGCTTGTAATGAGAGAAAAACAGCTGTATAAAGATGTTAATTTCAATATTTCAAAACTTTCTGCAGAAATGGATATCAACAGCAGTTATATCTCAAAATCAATCCGGGTAAAGGGATATCCCAATTTCAATAATTATCTGAATATGCACAGGATTGAGTGTGTGAAAAGACTGCTTACTGAAAATGATATTGAGAAGGTAACTCTTATGTATATTTACACCGAAGCGGGATTTTCAAATCAGTCTACTTTCAACAGGGTATTCAAACAGATGGAGGGCATTACTCCCTCAGAATACATCAGCAGTTTACAGATGCATTGA
- a CDS encoding response regulator, which produces MNERILIADDHYVVRAGTSLVLETAYPELKIDFAENYDQVKKKLGSSHYDLLILDIDMPGTQYKKMIPELKNIQNDLKILIFSGYDKDVAIQYIREGAEGYLNKQSSEEEIKNAVKTVIEKGYFYPAELIGLIIQNKRNNPVEKLSSREYEIFKLLADGNGNLEIANRLNIQMSTVSTYKKRIFQKLDVANIAELIKAYEMMH; this is translated from the coding sequence ATGAATGAAAGAATTTTAATCGCTGATGATCATTATGTAGTAAGAGCAGGAACCTCTCTGGTTCTTGAAACTGCTTATCCGGAGTTGAAAATAGATTTTGCAGAAAACTATGACCAGGTGAAAAAAAAGCTTGGCAGTTCACATTATGACCTACTTATTCTAGACATTGATATGCCTGGAACTCAGTATAAAAAAATGATTCCGGAGCTTAAAAATATACAGAATGACCTCAAGATTCTTATCTTTTCAGGATATGATAAAGATGTCGCCATCCAATATATCAGAGAGGGTGCTGAAGGTTATCTGAATAAGCAAAGCAGTGAGGAAGAAATCAAAAATGCAGTGAAAACAGTGATTGAAAAAGGATATTTTTATCCTGCAGAACTGATTGGTCTTATTATCCAAAACAAAAGAAACAATCCTGTAGAAAAGCTGTCATCCCGTGAATATGAAATCTTTAAGCTTCTTGCCGACGGAAACGGAAATCTTGAAATTGCCAACAGGCTTAATATCCAGATGTCTACCGTGAGTACTTACAAAAAGAGAATTTTTCAAAAGCTTGATGTCGCCAATATTGCAGAACTGATCAAGGCTTACGAAATGATGCATTAA